The sequence TGCTGTCCACCAATAGCTGCAGGGATATTTCTCACTTTTATTAGGACCACTTACTGAAGTCTATCTCAAGAAGCTTCGACAACTAGAAATTGTACATAGCCATTTACTATTAGTGAATCTTAAATGCTAAATATATTATTAGCAGGTAGAAAGTTCATTCATCGTGTTCAGAGAGCACTCCATATTTCCAGAGTGACAGGATACGATACCAAAAGCAAATGGAGAAAAGCTTTTAGCTACCATTCTTCGATATGCAGACAGGCCAAGTAACAAGGATTGGCAGGAACCATCATATGGGCTGATGCCCCCAACCAATATCCCTCCCATGAAAGTATATGCAATACTCTTTCAGGGTGACTAGGAATAAAATATGTGAGTCATTGTTAGTGCATAAGGCATTCAAAAGGGAGATTATATTCCAGGGTTACGTCAAGACAGGGATTTCCTCATGGTGATGATGGCTGCTGCTGGTAGAAAAAACTCACTCAATAGGAAGTCAAGACTAAATGAAAAGGTGAATCTAATATGGTTACCAGCCAGTAGAGAAAAAGGACAGGCAGCAATATCCACTGAAACGAAATCGAAACTCCAACTACGCAGGTTAGAAAACCAATTCTCCTTGTAGGTTTTTATTGCATGTAGAATAGCAACTCTGGTGGCAACAGTAAAACAAATCCAAAACTCATGCATGCGGTTAATGGCAAATTAGTGCTCGCTAATCTTTTCTAAACTAGAAATTTCATTCCTACATAAGATATATGGATTACTAATTTGTCGGGATATAGAAAACGCTTGAGAAATGGTACATCTCCTGCTCAATGGCCGGCCCACAATCTTGGTATCTTATCAAAGTGCTACAGCTGATTGATATTATGTTGAAAGGGAAAGTAGAAAGAGATCTCCCCATGGCCTccttgtgaaaaaaaattaggtttcTGCATGGATTTGGAATCAGGATAAACAATGATTGCTAAGTCAAGCAGACCACGCCTATGATTGTAGGGTTTCATTAAAATCACATCAGTTCTCTTTCCAGTATTTTCTATTTATCTGAGGTCTACTTATCATGAAGATGCCGGTATGATCAGTATCTCCTACACCAAAAATTGAGGATATTTGTGACCATGTATTATGTGCTATTCACTAACTATATATGCTGTGGTATCAAACAGATGACAATTAACAGAAACAGGTCTATCCATACGCCAGCAGCCAGCCACATGACCAAACATAAACTGCGAATTTCAGAGCTTAAGAGCGTTAACAAGAAGGCAACCAACCTCAAGCCCCCGACAATACGGCAACAATGTCTTGCCCTCGCTCTCGCCACCCTGGCCGTCCCTGTTATCCACGAACATGGAGTAACCCGCGCACCCGTACCTGAACTGCCTCAGATCATGCCCCTGCGCCATCGCCTCCTCCTTAGTCTCATCCACAACGTAGCTCGGAACTAACACACCAAATCAGCAATGGCCTCATGAGGTCTTCGGATCGGGCGTAAATCAAGCCGCAAAAATTAAGGAAAAGTAACAAATTTGCATCCAAAAGGAAACAACTTGGTGGTTTGCGTAACAAGTATCGCTCGATAGACGACAGATTTGTGGTATATCGGGTTAGGGTTTGTGACCTTGGGGGATGGAGCGGGGGATCCCAACGCAGATGGGGTTGTAGCCCCGGGATTTGAGCACCGACGAGTAGTAGAGGCAGCCCTTGCACGACTTCCCCTTCTGCGGCGGCGCCGGACCTGCCGCTCCTCCGGCGGCCGCGCCGCCGGACTCCGGCGATGCCTCCCCcatctctctatctccctccctccgtctcctctcctctctccttcaGATGGAGAAATTTTGCGGTCAAGTGGGACCCTGCGTCGGCGAGaaatttggatttttgccaCTCTAAAAAGAAGTGGGCTTCACGAATTCGCTcaaaaatcacggttaccgaccttctcgatcCGGTTCGATTttaaaaaccgctcggtaaccgaaatttgaattcaaaaaattcgaaaaaataaaaatattaaaaaaattcaaaataaatctttaaaaaaaactagacataattctaagaacttctgtgaaattttttttcaaaaataatgtcgtttgcatcatattttatagggagaaagtttaataaaaaaaattgaagcgtgcggctcaattattaactcacgttaaggaaaagtgtaacatgcaaacacatatttttcttgtataaaacgtattttaagagaatctttaaaattgatttcactttatttagagttttattaaattctctatgatttttacaaagttcacaagcataaagtgaatatgttaagaaacatcactgtaattaattttttcatgtctactattattttttctacgtaaatcataatataaataagctaatgaaagtggtttcactaatttttaaggtgtgatgggtcagttatgaattaatctagtcacaacacatttacacaatcatgcatgttacaataactaattcatgagttcatatatttttaaaagatataggatcatgtaagaagactaacaaaattagtttcatgatttttggattagcaaagagtaaactatgcatttaccttggtttaacaaataaaatttctcacagaaaattttgaacttttttatgagtataaatacttttatcatgtagatcatgttacaaggaagccaacaaaatttgtttcatttgatttgaagctcggatgaattagttattgattttacaagattgaacccttttttaggttttttgttgaactgcgctgaaattcgataaaaccgctcgataaatcgagaaaaccgagcggttaccgacccaaaccgctcggtaaccgatcgaatcaaaaatgcgagaaaatcgctcggtaaccgacccaaaccgctcggtaaccgacccaaaccgctcggttaccgagagggcaaaaacatgattttttcgcaaaaatttaaaatttgccgaatgaattttctccgaatttttttgaatttttgactggtaaccgcggttatcgcgcattttcggttaccgccggagctcggtaaccgagctccggtcggtaaatgaAACCTTGTTCGCCACTCTAAATATTAACTTCGTACAATTATCACTTAAAACATTACatcgatgatttttttttgttattatgTCAATTCATAATTTATATATAATGGCACTCAAAAcattattttaaaattatataatgACAAGAAAATTAAAGAGTCAATGTTCTGAGTAGTAATTATGCAAAGCTAATATTTAAAGGGATAGATTTATGAAGCCCACTCTTTAGTGGAAAAAATCGAAATTTTTCGCGGGCGTACAACGACAGTTTGTTTTTGCACATAACTCTCTATGTAATGAGGTATTGCCTCTTTCGGTCCCATCTGACCATCTCATTCTTCTGTAATCCATACTTGCTTCTGAATGTACAAGATGTTCCTTAGAGGACGTGAATAATcgttttctaaaatttaaaatttttacaATAGATTAAAATATTTGGATACTTCGGGTAAGTTCAGAGACTCCAGGTTATATatatccggatactccgagtgaaTCTGGATACTCTGACTTGATCAGAAAATCAAAAAACTAAGAACTTTTAAGCAAATCAAATTTAGTCTATGAGTTATCATAGGTTCTAAAAGATGTCTAAAGACATATTGATCAACAAACTGTAACAAAACACTCACATACAAGTAGATCGGGGTAAATCGttcaaaatcaactagaacaagaaagtgTGTACAAGTAAAGGAGACAAAAATTTGTAACCCGAAGTTCgtccactccacaaagaagtgtctacgtctctgtggaggagctcacaaagaaccaagtctttttcaacccttttccatCCAAGCGACCACCAAGAGCAAATCATtagggtaatacaaactttccAGGGCATTCCACAAGCTTGgttgctctacgggcgacgcctaaCCGTATAGGAGCTCAAGActccaagagtaaaaaaatGAATCGACAGCttggcgatgaactcaagtgctcaagattatATTTAAACTCACTTGTTCTTTAGTCTCACTCTTCCAACCATACTCTCCAAATTTTCAAAGATTTA is a genomic window of Phragmites australis chromosome 17, lpPhrAust1.1, whole genome shotgun sequence containing:
- the LOC133897720 gene encoding uncharacterized protein LOC133897720, with amino-acid sequence MGEASPESGGAAAGGAAGPAPPQKGKSCKGCLYYSSVLKSRGYNPICVGIPRSIPQVPSYVVDETKEEAMAQGHDLRQFRYGCAGYSMFVDNRDGQGGESEGKTLLPYCRGLELLVDSRLVERKLSTAEKGPAYVSKDAATRSHQQGQQRPTDLARQEFLGRFKRSSGLVASGVAKNLNKTANYIKEYIEDIVYPDRGSPK